The following are encoded together in the Mammaliicoccus vitulinus genome:
- a CDS encoding YitT family protein yields the protein MKQKTMFIIRILLIIIGAFITAYGLESILIPNNVSDGGVTGISIVSSTLLNLPLGILIGILNIPFVWLGYKQIGKKFAFLSIIGILSLSIFTSIMHNIPTIIEGDSLLVTVVGGVIIGFGMGLALRNGGALDGIDMLAVLLSRKLPFGTSDLILFLNSFVFILVSTVFGLKGAILSSIAYFIASKVIHIIEEGFSGSKTFKIISSNHETLITEIQTKLGRYCTYSVITASDMQTQLTEVTCLINRLEEQKLKEIINTVDPKAYIAIYETADYHVGNIKKEDVH from the coding sequence ATGAAACAAAAAACAATGTTTATTATCAGAATTTTACTGATCATTATTGGGGCGTTTATTACTGCTTACGGTCTTGAATCTATTCTTATTCCTAATAATGTATCTGATGGTGGCGTAACGGGTATTAGTATTGTAAGTTCTACATTATTAAATTTACCTTTAGGTATTTTGATTGGTATTCTAAATATACCTTTTGTTTGGTTAGGTTATAAACAAATTGGTAAAAAGTTCGCATTTTTATCTATTATAGGTATTTTATCTTTATCAATTTTCACTTCAATTATGCACAACATTCCTACTATTATTGAGGGAGATTCTTTATTAGTAACAGTAGTTGGTGGTGTGATTATCGGTTTTGGTATGGGGTTAGCACTTAGAAATGGTGGCGCTCTTGATGGTATCGATATGTTAGCTGTATTATTATCGAGAAAATTACCTTTTGGAACGAGTGATTTAATTTTATTCTTAAATTCATTTGTATTTATTTTAGTTTCAACGGTATTTGGTTTAAAAGGCGCTATTTTATCTTCAATTGCTTATTTCATCGCATCTAAAGTGATACATATTATTGAAGAAGGATTTAGTGGTTCTAAAACATTCAAAATCATTTCAAGTAATCATGAAACTTTAATTACTGAGATACAAACTAAATTAGGTAGATATTGTACATACTCAGTGATTACAGCTAGTGATATGCAGACTCAGTTAACAGAAGTGACATGTCTAATTAATAGACTTGAAGAACAAAAATTAAAAGAAATTATTAACACTGTTGATCCTAAAGCTTACATTGCTATATATGAAACAGCTGATTATCATGTTGGTAATATTAAAAAAGAAGACGTACATTAA
- a CDS encoding LysM peptidoglycan-binding domain-containing protein, whose protein sequence is MKYKFGTALILSSSLLLSQSSFYVNAEEKSNEQTENTSKSISFEQAQKMKPKELTNLLTDEDLKLHNKVAEHQSTELETNRNTNEAYQNVNGYIDQNNIKPSAITQDTRMNSLPKYDYKSDKFIGVVIHETANPNSTIDEEINYMYNNYESAFVHAYAGSSKIVQTASSDYLAWGAGAKANPYFYQIELAQSSTFDQFAKSVNNQAYLTAKMLDQNGLKPSLADHNGGTGTVISHNAISQYYGGTDHTDPINYFSQWGYDMDQFYSLVQKHYNQLNEASDTITGDTHTVASGDTLYNISQRSGVSVDNIKELNDLSSNELTVGQVLKMK, encoded by the coding sequence ATGAAGTATAAGTTTGGAACAGCTTTAATATTGTCATCGAGCTTATTACTTTCTCAATCTAGTTTCTATGTTAATGCTGAAGAGAAAAGTAATGAACAGACTGAGAACACAAGCAAATCAATTAGTTTTGAACAAGCACAAAAGATGAAGCCAAAAGAACTTACAAATTTATTAACGGATGAAGATTTAAAATTACATAATAAAGTTGCAGAACATCAATCAACTGAGCTAGAAACAAATAGGAATACGAATGAAGCTTATCAAAATGTAAATGGTTATATTGACCAAAATAATATTAAGCCTTCAGCAATTACACAAGATACAAGAATGAACAGTTTACCGAAATATGATTATAAGTCAGATAAATTTATCGGTGTGGTGATTCATGAGACGGCGAATCCAAATAGTACCATCGATGAAGAAATTAATTATATGTATAATAATTATGAAAGTGCTTTTGTTCATGCTTATGCAGGTAGCAGTAAAATTGTTCAAACAGCATCAAGTGATTATTTAGCATGGGGTGCTGGTGCAAAGGCTAATCCTTATTTCTATCAAATAGAGTTGGCACAATCTAGTACTTTCGATCAATTTGCGAAGTCTGTAAACAATCAAGCGTACTTAACAGCTAAAATGTTAGATCAAAATGGACTTAAACCATCATTAGCAGATCATAACGGAGGAACAGGTACAGTTATTAGCCATAATGCTATTAGTCAATATTATGGAGGAACTGATCATACTGACCCGATTAATTACTTTAGTCAATGGGGTTATGATATGGATCAATTTTATAGTCTCGTACAAAAACATTATAATCAGCTAAACGAAGCAAGTGATACCATTACTGGCGATACACATACTGTCGCTTCAGGCGATACATTATACAATATTTCTCAAAGAAGCGGTGTAAGTGTAGATAACATTAAAGAACTCAATGACTTAAGTTCAAATGAATTAACAGTAGGACAAGTTTTAAAAATGAAATGA
- a CDS encoding histidine phosphatase family protein, whose amino-acid sequence MTNIYFLRHGETDWNVMGRIQGRTDIQLNDNGVRQAKESSEFLSNLNIDCIITSPLKRAKDTAEIVREKLNVELIEMEEFIELSFGDAEGMTLVERLELYPDRIYPNQEEDESIKARFFKGLDTVHQKYNNKNVLIVSHGAFINAILYHYSNGEIGTGKIKLTNGGITSLKMSDDKVEILEYNQINHLSQYNRIGEI is encoded by the coding sequence ATGACAAATATTTATTTTTTAAGACACGGTGAAACGGACTGGAATGTTATGGGAAGAATTCAAGGTAGAACGGATATTCAGCTTAATGATAATGGTGTCCGTCAAGCTAAAGAGAGTAGTGAATTTTTATCCAATTTAAATATAGATTGCATTATAACGAGTCCTTTAAAAAGAGCGAAAGATACAGCGGAAATTGTTAGAGAGAAGCTTAATGTAGAGTTGATTGAAATGGAAGAATTTATAGAATTATCATTCGGTGACGCTGAAGGCATGACGCTCGTTGAACGTTTAGAACTATATCCTGATCGTATTTATCCTAACCAAGAAGAAGACGAAAGTATTAAAGCACGATTTTTCAAAGGGTTAGATACAGTGCATCAGAAATATAACAATAAAAACGTGCTTATCGTATCACATGGAGCATTTATCAATGCGATTTTATATCATTATTCTAATGGAGAAATAGGTACAGGTAAGATTAAGCTCACAAATGGTGGCATTACATCATTGAAAATGTCAGACGATAAAGTGGAAATACTTGAATATAATCAAATCAATCATTTATCTCAATATAATCGAATAGGTGAAATTTAG
- a CDS encoding NADH-quinone oxidoreductase subunit J yields MGSLIFSVLGILVLIAFSVMLGTTVVKAIRNTRFRVPLLSTIVLFFLLLGCAVAVVSTEPVQDSNSKLKFNGHVAEAQVNEYEQNKMNHSKEIDYDKFNHETYDHNQLLKITNAKVNKISNSEVGNKVVEVTKGNGKDKASYFIIDYDHKNLKEGQTYNFYGKEDLKYDANSQLHGLNVWKVE; encoded by the coding sequence ATGGGAAGCTTAATATTTAGCGTCTTAGGAATTTTAGTATTAATAGCTTTTAGTGTGATGTTAGGCACGACTGTAGTTAAAGCGATTAGAAATACTAGGTTCAGGGTTCCATTGCTAAGTACCATTGTATTATTCTTTTTACTTTTAGGTTGTGCTGTGGCAGTGGTTTCAACTGAGCCAGTACAAGATAGTAATTCGAAACTAAAATTTAATGGTCATGTTGCTGAGGCTCAAGTGAACGAATATGAGCAAAACAAAATGAATCATTCTAAAGAAATCGATTATGATAAATTCAATCATGAAACGTATGATCATAATCAATTATTAAAAATAACGAATGCTAAGGTTAATAAAATAAGTAATAGTGAAGTTGGAAACAAGGTTGTTGAAGTTACAAAAGGTAACGGTAAAGACAAAGCTTCTTATTTTATTATAGATTATGACCATAAAAATTTAAAAGAAGGGCAAACTTATAATTTTTATGGTAAAGAAGATTTGAAATATGATGCCAATAGCCAATTACATGGTTTAAATGTATGGAAAGTTGAATAG
- the rpsN gene encoding 30S ribosomal protein S14 → MAKKSKIAKEQKRIQMVEKYREQREALKANKDYEGLKKLPRDASPTRITRRCQVTGRPRGVYRKFGMSRIALRDYAHKGQIPGLKKSSW, encoded by the coding sequence ATGGCAAAAAAATCAAAAATTGCAAAAGAACAAAAACGTATCCAAATGGTAGAGAAGTATCGAGAACAACGTGAAGCGTTAAAGGCAAACAAAGATTATGAAGGTTTGAAGAAACTTCCTAGAGATGCTTCTCCTACACGTATCACACGCAGATGCCAAGTGACTGGAAGACCAAGAGGTGTTTATAGAAAGTTTGGTATGTCTAGAATTGCTTTAAGAGACTATGCACATAAAGGTCAAATACCGGGCTTGAAAAAATCGAGTTGGTAA
- a CDS encoding arsenic resistance protein: MFRLKLCLEDHQIYIYIVFIFIGIFCGLFFEHTQQIFEPSISVLIAILMFGMFAQVPFLSLRNKLLNFRYIFALVLSNFLLIPVLVFLLVTVFNITSTPLLIGIYLVLLTPCIDYVIVFTKLGHGNAEYMLISTPILFVLQVILLPIYFFIFLNQDFSQYIDIKPFLETFILLIVSPLLIAIILQYLSRKSNKMMKVLTLSEWIPVPFMAFVLMSVIGSQITKILSDLHVVSSVAPIYICFMILAPFIGNFSGKMFNLPVDLKRTLAFSSSTRNALVVLPLALSLPSQWSTIVTTVIVTQTLVELMSELVYIKLIPKFIII; this comes from the coding sequence ATGTTCCGTTTAAAATTATGTTTAGAGGATCATCAAATTTATATTTATATCGTTTTTATATTTATCGGTATTTTTTGTGGTCTCTTTTTTGAACATACTCAGCAAATTTTCGAGCCTTCGATTTCAGTTCTCATCGCTATTTTAATGTTTGGGATGTTTGCTCAAGTACCATTTCTATCTTTACGGAATAAATTATTGAATTTCAGATATATTTTCGCACTTGTTTTATCAAACTTTTTATTAATTCCTGTTCTCGTTTTTTTACTGGTTACAGTTTTTAATATTACTTCTACACCGCTTCTTATTGGTATTTACTTAGTCTTGCTGACGCCATGTATTGACTATGTCATTGTATTTACGAAGTTAGGGCATGGTAATGCGGAATACATGTTGATTTCTACACCGATATTATTTGTTTTACAAGTTATTTTGCTACCTATTTATTTTTTTATATTTTTAAATCAAGATTTCTCCCAATATATTGATATTAAACCTTTCTTGGAAACCTTTATATTATTGATTGTTTCACCTTTGTTAATCGCTATTATATTGCAATATTTAAGTAGAAAATCTAATAAAATGATGAAGGTCTTAACTTTATCAGAATGGATCCCTGTACCGTTTATGGCGTTCGTATTAATGTCGGTTATAGGCTCACAAATCACAAAAATCCTTTCTGATTTACATGTCGTATCGTCAGTTGCACCTATCTACATATGCTTTATGATTTTAGCGCCTTTTATAGGTAACTTTTCAGGAAAGATGTTCAATTTACCAGTAGATTTGAAGCGGACATTGGCTTTTAGCTCAAGCACGCGAAATGCATTAGTTGTCTTACCGTTAGCTTTATCTCTACCTAGCCAGTGGTCAACGATTGTAACTACAGTTATCGTGACGCAAACGCTTGTCGAACTTATGAGTGAACTCGTTTATATTAAGCTGATTCCTAAATTTATCATTATCTAA
- a CDS encoding GNAT family N-acetyltransferase, whose amino-acid sequence MKLRALEITDLPFVHELNNEYSIMSYWFEEPYESLTELQYLFDKHLLDESERRFIVEDEDSIVGIVELVEINYIHRNCEIQIIIKPEFSSKGYAKFAFEKATSYAFDILNMHKLYLYVDTDNEKAIHIYKSQGFKIEGLLIEQFYTNGKYKDAYIMALLKSEYIL is encoded by the coding sequence TTGAAACTAAGAGCATTAGAAATTACTGATTTACCGTTTGTCCATGAATTAAATAATGAATATTCAATTATGTCATATTGGTTTGAAGAACCTTATGAATCTTTAACTGAACTTCAATATTTGTTTGATAAGCATCTGTTGGATGAGTCTGAAAGAAGATTTATTGTGGAAGACGAAGATTCCATTGTAGGTATTGTGGAATTAGTGGAAATCAATTATATTCATCGTAATTGTGAAATTCAAATCATTATTAAACCTGAGTTTAGTAGCAAGGGATATGCTAAATTTGCCTTTGAAAAAGCAACGAGTTATGCTTTTGACATTTTAAACATGCATAAGCTTTATTTATATGTTGATACTGATAATGAAAAGGCTATTCACATATATAAATCACAAGGTTTTAAAATCGAAGGTTTATTAATAGAACAATTCTATACTAATGGAAAATATAAAGATGCATATATTATGGCATTGCTGAAGTCTGAATATATTTTATAA
- a CDS encoding DNA repair protein — MYDYSYCLNRDILCVDLKSFFASVSCIEKGLDPLTTKLAVVADTKRPGSVVLAATPPLKAIGIKTGSRLFEIPQRKDIYIINPSMKKYIQLSTQISKIALDYVAPEDFHQYSIDEFFMDVSESYHLFAHSPFSLAMQLQERIFNLVHIRSTIGIGSNLLLAKLSMDIDAKHTPLGISEWRYEDVPAKLWSIQPLREMWGINRRTEAKLNKKGIFTVGHLANYPVEYLKRDYGVIGVDLHLHANGIDESMIRQPHQAYDKSLGKSQILMRDYSMNELKTVLNEQVDEVYYRSRKLNLYPTRISVSVGYADMGGVRKQFTNKTGFMNTYVIVNLLWDYLSQRLEPDRLYRTITISFGKFIPNQIKQLSLFDDPFQVKTETIENHLDFIRMKYGKNIVMRGSSLLNSGTLRERKGLIAGHKA, encoded by the coding sequence ATGTATGACTACAGTTATTGCTTAAATCGTGATATTTTATGTGTCGATTTGAAGAGTTTCTTTGCATCTGTATCTTGTATTGAAAAAGGGCTGGACCCTTTAACGACGAAACTTGCTGTCGTTGCTGATACAAAGCGCCCAGGTTCTGTCGTGCTTGCTGCTACACCACCATTAAAAGCAATAGGTATTAAAACTGGATCTCGTTTATTTGAAATACCTCAACGCAAAGATATTTATATTATTAATCCATCCATGAAAAAGTATATTCAATTATCAACTCAAATTAGCAAAATTGCTTTAGACTATGTCGCACCCGAAGATTTTCATCAATATAGTATAGATGAGTTTTTTATGGATGTTTCTGAATCTTATCATTTATTCGCGCATTCTCCTTTTTCATTAGCTATGCAACTTCAAGAGCGCATATTTAATCTTGTCCATATTCGCAGCACAATAGGAATCGGATCAAATTTATTACTCGCTAAGCTGTCTATGGATATTGACGCTAAGCATACACCTCTTGGTATATCAGAATGGCGTTACGAAGATGTACCTGCCAAATTGTGGTCAATTCAACCTTTGCGAGAAATGTGGGGCATTAATAGACGTACTGAAGCTAAACTCAACAAGAAAGGCATATTTACAGTTGGTCATTTAGCAAACTACCCTGTTGAATATTTGAAGCGGGATTATGGTGTGATTGGAGTCGATTTACATTTACATGCTAACGGAATAGATGAAAGTATGATTAGACAACCTCATCAAGCATATGACAAATCTTTAGGTAAATCTCAAATACTTATGCGTGATTATAGTATGAATGAACTTAAGACTGTATTAAACGAACAAGTAGATGAAGTATATTATAGATCTCGAAAGCTAAACTTATACCCCACTCGGATAAGTGTTAGCGTTGGTTATGCTGATATGGGTGGTGTTCGCAAACAATTTACAAATAAGACTGGTTTTATGAATACTTATGTCATCGTGAATTTATTATGGGATTATTTATCTCAACGATTAGAACCTGATCGTCTTTATCGAACGATTACTATTTCATTTGGTAAGTTTATTCCTAATCAAATTAAGCAGCTATCTTTATTTGATGATCCATTTCAAGTTAAGACAGAAACGATAGAAAATCATTTGGATTTTATACGTATGAAATATGGGAAAAATATTGTTATGCGCGGTTCAAGCTTATTAAACAGTGGTACATTACGAGAAAGAAAAGGTTTAATCGCAGGTCATAAAGCTTAA
- a CDS encoding GlsB/YeaQ/YmgE family stress response membrane protein: protein MGFILMLIVGGLIGWLAGVILGKDVPGGIIGNIIAGIIGSAIGGSLLGDMGPVIGGIAIIPALIGSIILILILSFILKAIRKK from the coding sequence ATGGGCTTTATATTAATGTTAATCGTCGGTGGTTTAATCGGCTGGCTAGCAGGCGTTATTTTAGGTAAAGATGTTCCAGGTGGTATTATCGGGAACATTATCGCTGGTATAATTGGTTCAGCAATTGGTGGATCATTATTAGGAGATATGGGACCAGTAATTGGCGGAATTGCTATTATTCCAGCATTAATTGGTTCAATTATCTTAATCTTAATACTTTCATTTATTTTAAAAGCAATCAGAAAAAAATAG
- a CDS encoding GTP-binding protein, giving the protein MNKVPVTVLSGYLGSGKTTLLNNILKNREGLKIAVIVNDMSEINIDKDLVIEGGGISRTDEKLVELSNGCICCTLREDLLIEVEKIVKRGDVDQIVIESTGISEPEPVAQTFSYIDDESGIDLTNICRLDTMVTVVDAHRFVNDMYSEDLLKDRDQGVSEEDERSISDLLIDQIEFCDVLILNKVDLVEEKDLAQLEIILRKLQPAAKFIKTRFADVAINEVVNTGSFDYEKASQSAGWIKELTEGGHASHTPETEEYGISSFVYKRRLPFHAERFNQWMENMQNNIIRAKGIVWLAQYNHVACLFSQAGSFVNIHPITYWVDAMKEEQKREILDARPEVKENWDPEYGDRETQFVIIGSDLNVDEITKSLDKCLVDSQEIDADWSQLHDPYEWQLS; this is encoded by the coding sequence TTGAACAAAGTACCTGTAACAGTGTTGAGTGGTTATTTAGGTTCTGGTAAAACAACGCTGTTGAATAATATTTTGAAAAATCGAGAAGGTTTAAAAATCGCTGTAATCGTTAATGATATGAGTGAAATTAATATAGATAAAGATTTAGTAATTGAAGGTGGCGGTATTTCTCGAACAGATGAGAAGCTAGTCGAGTTATCCAATGGTTGTATTTGTTGTACTTTAAGAGAAGACTTGCTTATAGAAGTTGAAAAAATCGTCAAACGTGGAGATGTAGATCAAATCGTTATAGAGTCAACAGGTATTTCAGAACCTGAACCTGTCGCTCAAACGTTCTCATATATAGATGATGAATCAGGTATTGATTTAACGAACATATGTCGTTTAGATACAATGGTAACAGTTGTTGATGCTCATAGATTTGTTAATGATATGTATTCAGAAGACTTGTTGAAAGATAGAGATCAAGGTGTCAGTGAAGAAGATGAACGTTCTATTTCTGACTTATTAATTGATCAAATAGAATTTTGTGACGTTTTAATTTTGAATAAAGTAGATTTAGTAGAAGAAAAAGACTTAGCGCAACTAGAAATTATTTTGAGAAAGTTGCAGCCAGCTGCTAAATTCATTAAAACAAGATTTGCAGATGTAGCAATAAATGAAGTCGTGAACACTGGTTCATTTGATTATGAAAAAGCGAGTCAATCTGCTGGATGGATAAAGGAATTGACTGAAGGTGGTCATGCCAGTCATACTCCAGAAACTGAAGAATATGGTATTTCATCTTTTGTTTATAAAAGAAGGCTACCGTTTCATGCAGAAAGATTTAATCAATGGATGGAAAATATGCAGAACAATATTATTAGAGCAAAAGGTATTGTTTGGTTAGCACAGTACAATCATGTAGCATGTTTATTTTCACAAGCAGGATCCTTTGTAAACATACATCCCATTACATATTGGGTAGATGCAATGAAAGAAGAACAAAAAAGAGAAATACTAGATGCTAGACCAGAAGTAAAAGAAAATTGGGATCCTGAATATGGTGATAGAGAGACACAATTTGTTATTATTGGCAGTGATTTAAACGTAGATGAAATAACGAAATCACTAGATAAATGTTTAGTTGATTCACAAGAAATAGATGCAGATTGGTCTCAGTTGCATGACCCATATGAATGGCAGTTATCATAA
- a CDS encoding GNAT family N-acetyltransferase, with amino-acid sequence MILETERIKLIPPAYTYLDKLFEVHHDPLNQKYNPAGPVETVEELKKTLSGWIKHYQDHGFGYYVLIKKDHYQPFGICGLQYKNIKGQTYLNIYYRIEAAQTRQGLVAEASRKVIEHVKEITENQYKIVALTKRENIPSIKTAEALGLKYQPEFDDYDGEGNVYYFSE; translated from the coding sequence ATGATTTTAGAAACGGAAAGAATTAAACTCATACCACCAGCTTATACATACTTAGATAAACTATTTGAAGTCCATCATGATCCATTAAATCAAAAGTATAATCCAGCTGGACCTGTAGAAACTGTTGAAGAATTGAAAAAAACATTATCAGGATGGATTAAACATTATCAAGACCACGGTTTTGGTTATTACGTGTTAATCAAAAAAGATCACTACCAACCATTTGGTATATGCGGATTACAATATAAAAATATAAAAGGGCAAACCTATTTGAATATTTATTATAGAATAGAAGCGGCTCAAACAAGACAAGGACTCGTAGCAGAAGCAAGTCGAAAAGTAATAGAACACGTTAAAGAAATCACCGAAAATCAATATAAAATAGTCGCTTTAACTAAAAGGGAAAATATACCATCAATCAAAACAGCTGAAGCATTAGGACTTAAATATCAACCGGAATTTGACGATTACGACGGAGAAGGTAACGTATATTATTTTAGTGAATAA
- a CDS encoding LysE family translocator gives MDNWLSFIVIALMIIIIPGPDFFIVLNNTLKGDARNGIMAGLGISSAHVFYSALAAFGLIFILTSSYYVFTGIKILGSIYIAYLGVKSILNAKKTFNITTHPTGPSQVKLTLSYKQGFLSTIFNPKAILFYVSILPQFITKQDGSMKIIMLSSLFILTVFVWFFLCSFLFNYIRQLFNNHKFKSILDYAIGTVLIGLAISIFKLEK, from the coding sequence ATGGATAACTGGTTAAGTTTCATTGTCATAGCATTAATGATCATCATCATCCCTGGCCCTGATTTCTTTATAGTGTTGAACAATACACTTAAAGGAGATGCTAGAAATGGCATTATGGCAGGTTTAGGCATATCAAGCGCCCATGTCTTTTATTCTGCTTTAGCTGCTTTTGGTTTAATCTTTATTTTAACATCTTCATATTATGTTTTTACTGGTATTAAAATTTTAGGTTCTATTTATATCGCTTATTTAGGTGTTAAGTCCATATTAAATGCTAAGAAGACATTTAATATAACCACCCATCCAACAGGTCCATCACAAGTTAAACTGACTCTATCTTATAAGCAAGGATTTTTAAGTACAATTTTTAATCCTAAAGCAATCCTATTTTACGTCAGCATTTTACCTCAATTTATTACAAAACAAGACGGATCAATGAAGATAATCATGTTGTCTTCACTATTTATCTTAACAGTGTTTGTATGGTTCTTCTTGTGCAGCTTCTTATTCAATTACATAAGACAATTATTCAATAACCATAAATTCAAATCCATACTAGACTATGCAATCGGTACCGTACTGATAGGCTTAGCAATCAGTATATTTAAATTAGAGAAATAA
- a CDS encoding GNAT family N-acetyltransferase → MDYYLRDLKRSDIEDIHAYTALPEVSQYQSWEPQTYEETEAFVDMLLNRDENWMYNVIVDADTDKVIGAVQLISDTKNQSGEIGYIVHPEYWGNGIATDIGRTIIKYGFKVLKLNRIWASTDIRNTASEIVLQKLGMKHEGILRQDTKLKDGYRDSLIYSILKEEY, encoded by the coding sequence ATGGATTATTATTTAAGAGATTTGAAACGTTCAGATATAGAAGATATTCATGCATATACTGCCTTACCTGAAGTAAGTCAATATCAGTCATGGGAACCACAAACTTATGAAGAAACTGAAGCATTTGTAGACATGTTATTAAACCGAGATGAAAATTGGATGTACAATGTTATTGTCGATGCAGATACAGATAAAGTTATCGGGGCTGTACAATTGATCAGCGATACAAAAAATCAAAGCGGAGAAATTGGTTATATCGTACATCCAGAATATTGGGGTAACGGTATAGCGACAGACATCGGACGAACAATTATTAAGTATGGATTTAAAGTACTTAAACTGAACAGAATATGGGCATCAACAGATATACGCAACACAGCCTCAGAAATCGTCTTACAGAAACTAGGTATGAAACACGAAGGCATCTTAAGACAAGACACTAAATTAAAAGATGGTTATAGAGATTCGTTAATTTATAGCATTCTAAAAGAAGAATATTAA
- a CDS encoding AAA family ATPase, protein MTKYGTLYFFAGKMGAGKSTKAKRIAKENNAVLISEDEWLETLYPTQIHSFEHYLKYSNQIKPLIKSHVQSILKTGTDVVMDFPGNTVEQRRWLVEISSDIQTSHQLIFLNLSDDQCIQQIKKRRDEDPSREHFDTIEMFNHVSKFFKAPSENEGLNIKELNQ, encoded by the coding sequence ATGACTAAGTATGGTACATTGTATTTTTTTGCAGGAAAAATGGGCGCGGGAAAATCAACAAAAGCAAAACGAATTGCAAAAGAAAATAACGCTGTATTAATATCAGAAGACGAATGGTTAGAAACGCTTTACCCTACTCAAATTCACTCATTCGAGCATTACTTAAAATATTCAAATCAAATTAAACCATTAATTAAAAGTCATGTCCAAAGCATATTAAAAACTGGAACAGATGTAGTCATGGACTTTCCAGGTAACACGGTCGAACAAAGAAGATGGTTAGTAGAAATCTCTTCCGATATACAAACGAGTCATCAATTAATCTTTTTAAACTTATCAGACGACCAGTGCATCCAACAAATTAAGAAGAGACGCGACGAAGATCCGAGTAGAGAGCACTTTGACACAATCGAAATGTTTAACCATGTATCCAAATTCTTTAAAGCTCCAAGCGAAAATGAAGGATTAAATATTAAGGAATTAAATCAATAA